The following is a genomic window from Cryomorphaceae bacterium 1068.
AGTTCAAGAGCCTAAAAGTCAAAATAATAACCAAGGCACAAAAAGAGCGTCAAGCGATTTTAAAATTTATGGCGGATTATCGGTTAGTACAATAATCTTATCTGGCTCAGATGCAGAGGCCGCTTTTTCGTCGGGTTATGCGCTTGGAGCTTCTTACAGAAAAGGGAAATATTCCTACTGGGAAATTGGGGCGAATTACAACGGGTCGGTTGTTGGATTTGAAGATGCCTTGAGGACCGATAAAACGCTAGAGTTTAGACAACTTAACTTCCCTGTGACGGTTGGGCTCAATATCCTGGGGGGGACGGGCCGTGTGCTGGGTGTTCGGGCCTTTGGTGGGGTCGTTCCAGGAGTCATAACTGAAGTTCTCTCCAATCCTTTCCAACTTTCAAAAAATGACTTTAATGAATTTCAAATGGGAGGGAGACTGGGTGTCGGTGTAGATGTACTATTCCTCTTTGTTGAGATGGATTACACCTACGGTTTTTTGGATATGCTCCAGGATCAAGGCTCTAACTTAAGTCAAGTGAATTTTCTGGTGGGGTTTAGGTTTTAAAACAGAGAAAAATTGAGTCAAACTAAACTCAACCTCAAAATATGAATATGATGAAAAAGGTAGCGCCGATACTACTACTTGCTGTTTCAATATTTGGAACATTGAGTGCTCAGGAATCTAAGGAAGAATTAGCAGAAGCTGCTGCAAACCCGTTAGCAGATTT
Proteins encoded in this region:
- a CDS encoding outer membrane beta-barrel protein, with the translated sequence MKKQHFILILSIFLVGMAKAQVDTTQPDNTTVQEPKSQNNNQGTKRASSDFKIYGGLSVSTIILSGSDAEAAFSSGYALGASYRKGKYSYWEIGANYNGSVVGFEDALRTDKTLEFRQLNFPVTVGLNILGGTGRVLGVRAFGGVVPGVITEVLSNPFQLSKNDFNEFQMGGRLGVGVDVLFLFVEMDYTYGFLDMLQDQGSNLSQVNFLVGFRF